A region from the Neomonachus schauinslandi chromosome 2, ASM220157v2, whole genome shotgun sequence genome encodes:
- the LOC110572129 gene encoding BCL2/adenovirus E1B 19 kDa protein-interacting protein 2-like, with protein sequence MEGVELKEEWQDEDLPVPLPEDDSMEADILAVTGPESQPEVNGNKVRKKLTAPDISLALDPSDGSVLSDDLDESGEIDLDGLDTPSENSNEYEWENDLPKPKTTEIIRKGSITEYTAAEEKEDGQCWRMFRIGEQDHRVDMKAIEPYKKVISRGGYYADGLNAIVVFAVCFMPESGQPNYRYLMDNLFKLRKNLKSLIIVHPSWFIRTLLTVTRSFISSKFSQKIRYVFNLAELTELVPMEYVGIPECIKQVDQELNGKQDEPKSE encoded by the exons ATGGAAGGTGTGGAACTTAAGGAAGAATGGCAAGATGAAGATCTTCCAGTACCTTTACCAGAGGATGATAGTATGGAAGCAGATATACTAGCTGTAACTGGACCAGAGAGCCAGCCTGAAGTTAATGGaaataaagtaagaaagaaaCTCACGGCTCCAGACATTAGCCTGGCCCTGGATCCTAGCGATGGCTCTGTGCTGTCAGATGATTTGGATGAAAGTGGGGAGATTGACTTAGATGGCTTAGACACGCCATCAGAAAACAGTAATGAATATGAGTGGGAAAATGATCTTCCAAAACCCAAAACTACTGAAATTATTAGGAAAGGCTCAATTACTGAATACACAGcagcagaggaaaaagaagatggaCAATGCTGGCGTATGTTCAGAATTGGAGAACAGGACCACAGGGTCGATATGAAGGCAATTGAACCCTATAAAAAAGTTATCAGCCGTGGAGGATATTATGCGGATGGATTAAATGCCATTGTTGTGTTTGCTGTCTGTTTTATGCCTGAAAGTGGTCAGCCCAACTATAGATACCTGATGGACAATCTCTTTAA GTTACGGAAAAACCTAAAATCACTAATCATTGTACATCCCTCATGGTTTATCAGAACGCTTCTAACTGTCACAAGATCCTTTATTAGCTCAAAATTCAGCCAAAAAATTAGATACGTCTTTAATTTGGCAGAACTAACAGAACTTGTCCCCATGGAATATGTTGGCATACCAGAATGCATAAAACAAGTTGATCAAGAGCTTAATGGAAAACAAGATGAACCGAAAAGTGAATAG